The Fragaria vesca subsp. vesca linkage group LG2, FraVesHawaii_1.0, whole genome shotgun sequence genome includes a window with the following:
- the LOC101299641 gene encoding signal recognition particle 43 kDa protein, chloroplastic-like — protein MDALFVNHQYSVSGALKLSPNLTASSFPSQPHLIIIRPKPNPSSISVIHNQPNQFLQTQKPLSDDESYGEVDKIIGSRATPTGMQYLIQWKDGHAPSWVSSDSIAKDVVAEYDSPWWTAAKNADDAALRELLDAEDDRDVDAVDSDGRTALLFVAGLGSEACVRLLAEAGADLDHKDNNGGLAALHMAAGYVRPGVVKLLAELGADPEVEDERGRKPLDLAKEILRTTPKGNPVQFARRLGLESVIRELEGAVFEYAEVHELLEKRGKGDAVEYLVKWKDGGDNEWVNARFIGEDLVRDFEAGLEYAVAEGVVGKRVGDDRKMEYLVKWTDIDEATWEPEENVDPDLIKEFEDKESCSSTSTGVPNVG, from the coding sequence ATGGACGCCCTCTTCGTCAACCACCAGTACTCCGTCTCCGGCGCCCTCAAACTCTCTCCGAACCTCACCGCCTCCTCTTTCCCTTCCCAACCCCACCTCATCATCATCCGCCCCAAACCCAACCCCTCCTCCATCTCCGTCATCCACAACCAACCCAACCAATTCCTCCAAACCCAGAAGCCCCTCTCAGACGACGAGTCGTACGGAGAAGTCGACAAGATAATCGGCAGCAGAGCCACCCCCACCGGAATGCAGTATCTGATCCAGTGGAAAGACGGCCACGCCCCTTCCTGGGTCTCCTCCGATTCCATAGCCAAAGACGTCGTCGCCGAGTACGACAGCCCCTGGTGGACCGCCGCCAAGAACGCCGACGACGCCGCTCTCCGGGAGCTTCTCGACGCCGAAGACGACCGCGACGTTGACGCCGTCGACTCCGACGGCCGCACGGCGCTCCTCTTCGTCGCCGGTTTAGGGTCCGAGGCGTGCGTGCGGCTGCTGGCGGAGGCTGGAGCCGACCTGGATCACAAGGACAACAATGGTGGATTGGCGGCGTTGCACATGGCGGCCGGGTACGTGAGGCCAGGTGTCGTGAAGCTATTGGCGGAGCTGGGGGCGGACCCGGAGGTGGAGGACGAGAGAGGACGGAAGCCGTTGGATTTGGCCAAGGAGATCCTGCGGACGACGCCGAAAGGGAACCCGGTTCAGTTCGCGAGGCGGTTGGGTTTGGAGAGCGTGATTCGGGAGCTGGAGGGGGCTGTGTTCGAGTACGCGGAGGTGCACGAGTTGCTGGAGAAGAGAGGGAAGGGGGATGCCGTTGAGTATTTGGTCAAATGGAAGGACGGTGGGGATAACGAGTGGGTCAACGCGCGGTTCATTGGGGAGGACTTGGTGAGGGACTTTGAGGCGGGGCTGGAGTATGCTGTGGCGGAGGGTGTGGTGGGGAAGAGAGTCGGGGACGACAGGAAGATGGAGTACTTGGTGAAATGGACGGATATTGATGAGGCCACGTGGGAGCCGGAGGAGAATGTCGACCCTGATTTGATCAAGGAGTTTGAGGACAAGGAGAGTTGTAGTAGTACTAGTACTGGGGTGCCCAATGTGGGATAG
- the LOC101299929 gene encoding uncharacterized protein LOC101299929, producing the protein MHAKSDSEVTMSVEQSTPPRSPSRRPIYYVQSPSNHDAEKMSYGSSPMGSPGHPAYYHCSPIHHSRESSTSRYSASLKNPRNSAWKRLHRPDADSDTDPDDQNDTVSPGRNVRLYLCFLLLFVFLFTLFSLILWGASKSYKPHVLVKNIVFESFNIQAGVDNSGLATDMLSLNSTVRIHYRNPGTFFGVHVTSTPLELHYYQLKVASGQIEKFYQARKTHRTILTVVRGSQVSLYGGISALDVRGNHEKVAVPLNLTFVVRSRAYILGKLVKSKFYRRIRCSVTLRGSNLGKHSNLTESCVYH; encoded by the exons ATGCACGCCAAGTCGGACTCGGAGGTGACGATGAGCGTGGAGCAGTCGACTCCTCCGCGGTCGCCGTCGCGGCGGCCCATCTACTACGTCCAAAGCCCGTCCAACCACGACGCCGAGAAGATGTCGTACGGCTCAAGCCCAATGGGCTCCCCCGGCCACCCTGCTTACTACCACTGCTCCCCCATCCACCACTCTCGCGAGTCCTCCACCTCCCGCTACTCCGCCTCCCTCAAAAACCCCCGAAACTCCGCCTGGAAGCGCCTCCACCGCCCCGACGCCGACTCCGACACCGACCCCGACGACCAAAACGACACCGTCTCCCCCGGCCGCAACGTCAGGCTCTACCTCTGCTTTCTGCTCTTGTTCGTCTTCCTCTTCACCCTCTTCTCCCTCATCCTCTGGGGCGCCAGCAAGTCCTACAAGCCCCACGTCCTCGTCAAG AATATTGTGTTCGAGAGCTTCAACATACAGGCGGGGGTGGACAACTCGGGGCTGGCGACGGACATGTTGTCGCTGAACTCGACGGTCAGGATTCACTACAGGAACCCCGGGACATTCTTCGGCGTCCACGTCACGTCCACTCCTCTCGAGCTCCACTATTACCAGCTCAAGGTCGCCTCCGGTCAG ATTGAAAAGTTTTACCAAGCAAGGAAGACTCATCGGACAATATTGACAGTGGTGCGAGGGTCTCAAGTGTCTCTCTATGGTGGAATTTCAGCTCTTGATGTTAGAGGCAATCACGAGAAGGTGGCAGTGCCGCTGAATCTGACATTCGTTGTGCGTTCCAGAGCCTACATTTTGGGAAAACTAGTGAAGTCCAAGTTTTATAGGAGAATTAGATGCTCTGTCACTCTGAGGGGAAGCAATCTAGGCAAGCATTCTAATTTGACGGAATCTTGTGTCTATCACTGA
- the LOC101300217 gene encoding dehydrin COR47-like, with translation MADQYQKETKENHAAAKVEEEPATGCGMFDFLKKKENEKPQPEEHKHTTAEKLHHHDGNDSSSSSSDEEGGEKKKKGLKGKIKEKIASKKNEEDHHSPIPAAKSNDIESGVSNGQEKKGFIEKIKEKLPGQHKEAEAGAPPEYHSPHEGEPKEKKGIMEKIKEKLPGGNKNEEEKPKEY, from the exons ATGGCGGATCAGTACCAGAAAGAGACCAAAGAGAACCATGCAGCAGCAAAGGTGGAAGAAGAGCCTGCTACTGGCTGTGGGATGTTTGATTTCTTGAAGAAGAAGGAAAATGAGAAGCCCCAACCTGAAGAACACAAACACACCACGGCTGAAAAGCTCCACCATCATGATGGCAACGACTCTAGCTCG TCTAGCAGTGACGAAGAAGGTGGGGAGAAGAAAAAGAAGGGACTGAAAGGTAAGATCAAGGAGAAGATCGCCAGCAAAAAGAACGAGGAAGATCACCATTCACCGATTCCCGCTGCAAAGAGCAATGATATCGAGAGTGGAGTTTCAAATGGTCAGGAGAAGAAGGGATTCATAGAGAAAATAAAAGAGAAGCTTCCTGGACAGCACAAGGAAGCTGAAGCCGGTGCTCCTCCTGAGTATCATTCTCCACATGAAGGTGAGCCAAAGGAGAAGAAAGGAATTATGGAGAAGATTAAGGAGAAGCTCCCTGGTGGTAACAAAAATGAAGAGGAGAAGCCCAAGGAGTACTAA
- the LOC101300506 gene encoding lysine histidine transporter-like 8-like — protein sequence MDNGVPQPVTMSPKNWAGGELNPQDAWLPLTESRKGTIYSTTFHLLCSGLGIQALLLPVAFATLGWAWGIICLSIVCSWKFYTMSLLVRLHESDSGIRYSRYVHLAVTAFGPKLGMLLALFPAMYLSGGACVQLIIIGGGIIKLLVRTVCKDGATCDPNSMHGILCFFVFMFMAICVAEYFPNLNSVAGVSVIGTITAIVYCTMIWALSIGKGRLNDVSYEPPAMDSTMESFSSVLNSVGIIFLAFRGQNVILEIQGTLPSNPRHPSCKRAWSGVTISHVVIALCLFSLALGGYRAYGNKVPFANTEVVKAVSQFHAQKISQFVLELLCILVLINCLTTFQIYGMVVFDNFEMKYTIRKKQPCPRWLRIVLRLFVGGFAFFLAVALPFLGRLSPLLGAVTSVPLTYVYPCFMWNSIKKPKPKGVIWCTNMGLGCLGVVLSVLFVVAAAWDLADKGLVANFFKP from the exons ATGGACAATGGAGTCCCACAACCAGTCACAATGAGTCCCAAAAACTGGGCAGGTGGTGAGCTCAATCCACAAGATGCTTGGCTACCCCTCACAGAGTCCAGAAAAGGGACTATCTATTCTACTACCTTTCATCTTCTGTGTTCAGGACTTGGAATTCAAGCCCTTTTACTACCTGTTGCTTTTGCTACTCTTGGATG GGCATGGGGAATCATATGCTTGTCAATAGTGTGTTCATGGAAGTTCTACACGATGTCACTCCTTGTACGATTACATGAATCTGATTCTGGAATTCGATATAGTAGATACGTCCACCTTGCAGTAACTGCCTTTG GTCCAAAGCTAGGGATGTTGTTAGCTTTGTTCCCAGCAATGTATCTTTCTGGTGGTGCGTGTGTGCAGCTAATCATCATAGGAGGTGGAATTATAAAGCTTCTAGTAAGAACAGTGTGCAAGGATGGTGCAACTTGTGATCCTAATTCAATGCATGGTATATTGTGCTTCTTTGTGTTTATGTTCATGGCTATCTGTGTAGCCGAGTACTTCCCCAACTTGAACTCCGTAGCTGGAGTCTCTGTGATTGGTACCATTACAGCAATTGTATATTGTACCATGATATGGGCTCTTTCAATCGGCAAGGGCAGGCTTAATGATGTATCGTATGAGCCTCCAGCTATGGACTCTACCATGGAGTCCTTCAGTAGTGTACTGAATTCAGTTGGCATCATTTTCCTTGCATTCAGAGGTCAAAATGTTATCCTTGAGATACAG GGGACATTGCCATCAAACCCAAGACATCCTTCATGTAAGAGAGCGTGGAGTGGAGTGACTATATCACATGTAGTAATAGCCTTGTGTTTGTTTTCTCTTGCACTTGGTGGATATCGGGCTTATGGAAACAAG GTACCTTTCGCGAATACAGAAGTGGTGAAAGCCGTTTCTCAGTTCCATGCACAAAAAATCTCACAATTTGTCCTGGAACTACTTTGCATACTGGTATTGATAAACTGCTTGACTACATTCCAAATCTATGGCATGGTAGTTTTTGACAACTTTGAGATGAAGTACACCATTAGGAAGAAGCAGCCGTGCCCGAGATGGCTTCGGATAGTTTTACGCCTTTTCGTTGGTGGATTTGCATTCTTTTTAGCAGTTGCCTTGCCATTCTTGGGAAGACTATCACCCCTACTTGGGGCAGTTACATCAGTGCCTTTGACATATGTTTATCCATGTTTTATGTGGAATTCTATCAAGAAACCAAAGCCAAAAGGCGTCATTTGGTGTACTAATATGGGACTCGGATGCTTGGGAGTGGTTTTGAGTGTTCTTTTTGTTGTTGCAGCAGCTTGGGATTTGGCTGACAAGGGCTTGGTTGCCAACTTCTTCAAGCCGTAA